A genomic window from Luteolibacter sp. LG18 includes:
- a CDS encoding trypsin-like peptidase domain-containing protein, with product MTRLLPLIACIPLVATAAPERPYFQDKKAPDSRKDLDAIQKALTAALPKAREATVCIEMGEGSGSGVIVSADGLILTAAHVASGTNKEMTVVMEDGKKLKAESLGLVATTDCAMVKITEKGNYPHVEIDRDENTRLGDWVFALGHSGGFDKDRGSVVRLGRLVRTADSTIQSDCTLIGGDSGGPLFDLQGRLIGIHSRVGEVLAQNMHVPVKEFLKHWDEMIGGNFVGEGPFAKAPEKGKGFLGLATEARPEGGLRVSKVGRESPAEKAGIVEGDVLLKLNGKPLATRDDLQGMLKDMAAGDKLALEMLRNGKPETLVLRLGER from the coding sequence ATGACCCGTCTCCTTCCGCTGATTGCCTGTATCCCGCTGGTGGCGACCGCCGCGCCGGAGCGGCCCTATTTCCAGGACAAGAAGGCTCCGGACAGCCGGAAGGACCTCGATGCCATCCAGAAGGCGCTCACCGCCGCCCTGCCGAAGGCCCGCGAGGCCACCGTCTGCATCGAGATGGGGGAGGGCAGCGGCAGCGGCGTGATCGTGTCCGCGGATGGCCTGATCCTCACCGCCGCCCACGTGGCCTCCGGCACCAACAAGGAGATGACGGTGGTGATGGAGGATGGGAAGAAGCTGAAGGCCGAGTCGCTCGGACTGGTGGCCACCACCGACTGCGCGATGGTGAAGATCACCGAAAAGGGGAACTACCCCCATGTGGAGATCGACCGTGATGAAAACACGCGCCTGGGCGACTGGGTGTTCGCGCTCGGTCATTCCGGCGGCTTCGACAAGGACCGCGGCTCGGTGGTCCGCCTCGGCCGCCTCGTCCGCACCGCGGATTCCACCATCCAATCGGACTGCACGCTGATCGGCGGCGACTCCGGAGGACCGCTTTTCGACCTGCAAGGGCGCTTGATCGGCATCCACTCCCGCGTCGGCGAGGTGCTGGCGCAGAACATGCACGTGCCGGTGAAGGAGTTCCTGAAGCACTGGGACGAGATGATCGGCGGCAATTTCGTGGGCGAAGGCCCGTTCGCGAAAGCTCCGGAAAAGGGCAAGGGCTTCCTCGGGCTCGCCACGGAAGCCCGCCCGGAAGGTGGCCTGCGGGTGTCGAAGGTGGGGCGTGAGAGCCCTGCCGAGAAGGCCGGCATCGTCGAAGGCGACGTGCTGCTGAAACTCAACGGCAAGCCGCTGGCGACCCGTGATGATTTACAGGGAATGCTCAAGGACATGGCCGCCGGCGACAAGTTGGCGCTCGAGATGCTCCGCAATGGCAAACCCGAAACCCTCGTCCTCAGACTCGGTGAACGCTAA
- a CDS encoding TPM domain-containing protein produces the protein MQRIHRAAAGCPHCGFSLGDADAIFGSEEVRLRSLTDAAGLMRREEQRQVENAMLAFNRRFPQLFIAVHTGSFSGVANLRQFGFWLLNRGAFEDVAVDRPNEAGVLIAIDAEARAAGITFGYLLDAYLDEEDTFHCLSRAHSYWLEGRFADGLVKAIGQLETLLKKRSRQARRNPAKFERRVARPPQVENLVQKIRHGRQPLPQDTRENEEARP, from the coding sequence GTGCAACGAATCCACCGCGCGGCGGCCGGGTGCCCGCACTGCGGCTTCTCGTTGGGTGACGCGGACGCGATCTTCGGATCGGAGGAGGTGCGGCTGCGCTCCCTAACGGATGCGGCCGGGTTGATGCGGCGCGAGGAGCAGCGGCAGGTGGAGAACGCGATGCTGGCGTTCAACCGCCGGTTTCCGCAGCTCTTCATCGCCGTGCACACCGGCTCCTTCAGCGGGGTGGCGAACCTCCGCCAGTTCGGCTTCTGGCTGCTCAACCGCGGCGCGTTCGAGGACGTGGCGGTGGACCGCCCGAACGAGGCGGGCGTGCTGATCGCGATCGACGCCGAGGCGCGCGCGGCGGGGATCACCTTCGGCTACCTGCTCGATGCCTATCTCGACGAGGAGGACACGTTCCATTGCTTGTCCCGCGCGCATTCTTACTGGCTGGAAGGCCGGTTCGCGGATGGCCTGGTGAAGGCGATCGGCCAGCTCGAGACGCTGTTGAAAAAGCGCAGCCGCCAGGCGCGCCGGAATCCAGCGAAGTTCGAGCGCCGTGTGGCCCGCCCGCCGCAGGTGGAGAACCTGGTGCAGAAGATCCGCCACGGCCGCCAGCCGCTGCCGCAAGACACGCGGGAAAACGAGGAGGCCCGGCCATGA
- a CDS encoding adenosine deaminase: protein MIEHRYPELFPRAPMPAGVKLVEALDFTRLPKVLLHEHLDGGLRPETILDLAKSHGYTALPTRDAGELAEWFHRGAQRGNLPEYLEGFAHTIGVMQDRDALERVAFEFIEDMARDGVVYAEVRFAPVFHTGHGLTQDEVVEAVLDGLERGERQYGVKWGLILCAMRDRTDSLEAAELAIRWRDKGVVGFDLAGGEAGHPPKKHMAAFEAIRRANFHITIHAGEAFGLESIWQALQWCGAHRLGHGTRLRNDIEILPDGELKLGPLAQFVLDRRIPIEMCLLSNVHTGATPSLEEHPFPIFHRAGFRACLNTDDRLMSDTSMTKELETATTVFDLDLVDLEKITMNAMKSAFAPHHQRVEIIHKRLLPSYATLFAELTERAFAESLRRN, encoded by the coding sequence ATGATCGAACATCGTTATCCCGAGCTGTTTCCCAGGGCCCCGATGCCCGCCGGAGTGAAGCTGGTGGAAGCCCTTGATTTCACCCGCCTTCCGAAGGTCCTGCTGCATGAACACCTCGATGGCGGCCTGCGCCCGGAGACGATCCTCGATCTGGCGAAGAGCCACGGCTACACCGCCCTGCCCACCCGGGACGCCGGTGAACTGGCCGAGTGGTTTCACCGCGGCGCGCAGCGCGGGAACCTGCCCGAGTATCTCGAAGGCTTCGCCCACACCATCGGCGTCATGCAGGACCGCGATGCCCTGGAGCGCGTGGCGTTCGAGTTCATCGAAGACATGGCGCGGGATGGCGTGGTCTACGCCGAGGTCCGCTTCGCCCCGGTCTTCCACACCGGCCACGGCCTGACCCAGGACGAGGTGGTGGAGGCCGTGCTCGATGGCCTGGAGCGCGGCGAACGCCAGTACGGAGTGAAGTGGGGGCTGATCCTCTGCGCGATGCGCGACCGCACCGATTCGCTGGAGGCCGCCGAGCTGGCGATCCGCTGGCGGGACAAGGGCGTGGTCGGCTTCGACCTCGCGGGCGGCGAGGCCGGCCATCCGCCGAAGAAGCACATGGCCGCCTTCGAGGCGATCCGACGCGCCAACTTCCACATCACCATCCACGCCGGCGAAGCCTTCGGACTGGAATCCATCTGGCAGGCGCTCCAGTGGTGCGGCGCCCACCGGCTGGGCCACGGCACCCGGCTGCGGAACGACATCGAGATCCTGCCGGACGGCGAATTGAAACTCGGGCCGCTCGCCCAGTTCGTGCTCGACCGCCGCATCCCGATCGAGATGTGCCTGCTCAGCAACGTCCACACCGGTGCCACCCCGAGCCTGGAGGAGCATCCGTTTCCCATCTTCCACCGCGCCGGGTTCCGCGCCTGCCTGAACACCGACGACCGCCTGATGAGCGACACCTCGATGACCAAGGAACTCGAGACCGCCACCACCGTCTTCGACCTCGATCTGGTGGACCTCGAGAAGATCACCATGAACGCGATGAAGAGCGCATTCGCCCCGCACCACCAGCGGGTGGAAATCATCCACAAGCGCCTCCTCCCCTCCTACGCCACCCTCTTCGCCGAACTCACCGAGCGGGCGTTCGCGGAGAGCTTGAGGAGGAATTGA